In the genome of Synchiropus splendidus isolate RoL2022-P1 chromosome 13, RoL_Sspl_1.0, whole genome shotgun sequence, the window TCAGCGCGGTCAGACCTTTCCACACCGAGTCCAGGTGGTCCCAACTGCTCGAGTCCTTCTGCAGGTGCTGGTGGTTCCCCTGAGACTGGGGACACATTGCTGCTCTTAGAGCTTGGTCTTAGTACCAGCCCTCGCCCCGGCGACTCACATGGGGTAGGAGGTGCAGCAGCGCATCGCCGCTCAGCGCGCCAACCGCGAGGGCGACCAAGATGCTGAGTAGGAACTGGAAGAAGACGCGGTCCATAATCTGGATCAGAACCACGCTGAGGAGAGACAGCAGGctgatgatggagatggagacgAAGCCCCTGATCCAGGctgcgggagagagagagagagtgagagtccagtccaaaacacacaaaggaaaagaaaagtcaCCTGCTTTCATGCTTTTGCCGGCAACAAGGTGTGGCTCCTCAGTGTCACCGTGACCATGGTCGTGATTGTGACCATGGTCGTGATCGTGACCGTGACCGTGGTCGTGATCGTGACCGTGGTCGTGATCGTGACCGTGgtcgtgatgatgatgatggccttAAACAGAAACCATTCGTGAGCACCTGAGCCACCAGAGTATACGGGTACCACTAGATCAGGACAAACCTTCATCGTGATGGTGGGGCGTCCCGTGTTGGATGCAGCTGCCGCCGTCGATCTGACTGAGAAGGGCGGGGCAGAGGAAGGCGAAGTCCTGCACAGTCACACTGGCCTCCTGTGACAATCCATGAGCCAATAGGATTGTAGAAGCGTTCTGACAGGGGTGGGCGACCTGACACAAGAGAGCGACAGTCTCATGACAACAGGCCTTTCTATGGCCACATGAGCACAACCTTCGACGCTCCAGAACACATTATAATATCTGTCCACTTGATGGCGCCACATAGCAAATGACGCTGAACTGATCTGACAGGACGCCCTGGTGCTCTATGATGATGTCAGGGTTGTGTGACTCATTTTTGTTCGCCTTCTTCAGAGGACTCGTACCTCAACCAGACCATGGTCAGAGTGGTGACTGTGGTCCTCGTCTGTGTGGTCTCGGTGTTCATCTCCACTTGTATGTGTCGTATCCAGGACCAACCCTGCAACCGCAGCTGGTCCTGGGGTGACGGTGCGCTGGCGATCCGCGGTCTCTCGCTCCGAGGGCACCTCTAGGACCTTAGATCCGAGCGAGTCATggggatggtggtggtggtggtaatGGCTGTGAGGATGATGGTGGTCGTGACCCTGGTGGTCTTCATGGTGGCCGGGATGCTCAGTGTGTAGCACCGTCACGTTCCGGATGCGGTCCAGTCCAATGTTCTGCAGGAGCTGTTTTAGGCCCAACAACGTGATGCTGCCATTctctccgtacctgaacacacTCAAACACTTCAGGACCAGAACATCAGACTTCTCTTTAGAGCCACCTCACCTGTTGAACAGAGCCTCCAGGTGTCGCTGTTGAGTGGACTTGGCCAGGCTCAAGTCCACCGCCAGCGACGCAGTGGTCGGGCCGCCGTCTGGCCCGGACAAGCCAGAAGTGACTGACGCACAGACAGCCAGAACAAAAAACACGGCACGAACCTGGACCATGTCTGcgcaggaaacaggaagttcaGAGACAAGAAGTGAGTCGTGGCGAAGATGGAACCAACGCAGGTCTCAAGATCACATCCGCGACCTAAAACAGAGAGTTTCAGCTTCCGTCCGAAGGAGGATCCGGGTGATCACGTTCGTAAAGTTGGGTTCCTCACCATCTGAGGATGTTCTGACGGTTGAACATCCTCACGCTTGAGGTGTTTCTGATAAAGAGACTAAACGTGTTCTGAGATGCGTTGGCTGACGCGCGTGAACCAGCAGCTGTTAGCATCCTGCTAATTTCACTTTTGGCCTCAATTTCACAAACAGTCGTATTTCGGTCGTCCCCCGAACCCGCCTAGAGAACTCGCCCAGTCGCTCGGCTCCCGGGGACCCGAATCTTGAGGGGACCATAAACGCGTACACGTTGTTTACGCGCGCGGTATAGCAAAACACTTCTCCCTCGGAAATGAAGATCGGCGCGAGTTTACCTGGACACAAGGAACCCACTGGACAGTAGCGCTCCCAACCGAACTGGTTCTCTGTCGATCGCGTGGACTCAGCTCAGCAGGTTCTCTGGGCGTTCTTGCTAAAGATGCTAATGACGGGAACTCCGTGCTGCGTTCACGGAAGCCCGGAATTGAATGCGACGCTTTCCGCAACGAATAAAGACAGAGCGACAAACGGCACAACTGTcacaaataaaagtgtttggaattaaaaaatatatatattcaattgcCTCGTATTTAGTTCTATTTGAGTCTTTGTAGTAGGGGGTTGGTCGTTGACGTCAGCAACAAAGGAGGCTGCAACTGAATTGGCGGACATGGTGGGGTAAACGTTACTCCTCGAGGGGGCGCCGACGCTCACGTCCAAATATGACGGCGAAGAAGAAAgcaggaagtaaacatggctGAGTTGAATCGTCAGCTTCAGGACTACCTGGCGCAATCTAAGGGGGTCAAAACTGCCGCGCAGGCCAGCCCCAGCACCACGGTGGACATCGGAGATTCAGACTTTGTTCCCGGCAGCTGGTTTGGACGGTGGTCGAGCCCGTGGTCTGGCGCAACCGCTGGACAGAACTCCGGCACAAGCAGCGGATCGTCGTGGCCGTGGTCGTCCGAGCCAGACCCCTGCCTGCCGGGTCTGAGTCGACGCCAGCGGTTGGTGATCTCTGGCGTCTGCGCGGCATTCTCGGCGCTCTGCTTCGGCCTTTCCGCGATCTACGCGCCGCTGCTGCTTCTCTACGCGCGGAAGTTCGCGCTGCTCTGGTCGCTTGGTTCAATGTTCGCGCTCGCTGCTGCAGCGGTTCTGCGCGGACCCACCAAGCTCTTCGCTGGACTGATCACGTCACCCGGGGCTGCTGTCTACCTATGTGCCCTGGGAGGGACTTTGTACTCGGCCCTGAGCCTCCACAGTACCTTGCTGACAGCACTCGGAGCCGCCGTCCAAATCACCGCCATAGTCGGCCTCCTCGTGTCTCTGCTTCCCGGAGGTAGCGCCGGGATCCGGTTCATGGCGAGCCTGGTTGCGAGCGCCATCAAGAGGGTTGTGACCGGAAAGACCGTGTCTATCTGAGCCCAGTGCAACCTGCTTCAGGGACTGTCCTTTACACCTTGCTTAATGATTAACAGCTCCTCCTCTTCAACTGCCACACGACGAACTTCAGAAGTGTCAAACTTTATTGTCACGTCAGTGAAAACACGAACAGAAATTTTGTACAAAAAAgattttcacaataaaatatCTGGCTGCTGAGTGGAGAAGTCTTGTCACATGACTCCAGTTAGCCGGGTCGACCCCGCATGCCTCCCCGTGGTCCTCGTCTAAGAGGCGGTCCTGGTCCGCCTCCGGGGCCCCAGCTACCTCGACCACTCCGGCCTGATCCACCGTAGCTGCCGTCATCCCTCTGAGACTGACCTGCTGGCACACAATGTTTGTTCAAGTGGTGGTCAGCAGGGGATGGAAACTCGGGAGTGTTTTGAAAAAGGGGTGTTTCTACCATGTAATAACATTAGAGAAGTAATTCAAGAAATTTGTTGAGAGATCTGTTGTACTGtactccaaagttatcatcacaaTGCACACATGCAACGATAACAAAACGGTTCTTATAACTTCATTAATGCAACAGGTGTTTCATACTTATGAA includes:
- the slc39a6 gene encoding zinc transporter ZIP6 isoform X3, whose product is MVQVRAVFFVLAVCASVTSGLSGPDGGPTTASLAVDLSLAKSTQQRHLEALFNRYGENGSITLLGLKQLLQNIGLDRIRNVTVLHTEHPGHHEDHQGHDHHHPHSHYHHHHHPHDSLGSKVLEVPSERETADRQRTVTPGPAAVAGLVLDTTHTSGDEHRDHTDEDHSHHSDHGLVEVAHPCQNASTILLAHGLSQEASVTVQDFAFLCPALLSQIDGGSCIQHGTPHHHDEGHHHHHDHDHGHGHDHDHGHNHDHGHGDTEEPHLVAGKSMKAAWIRGFVSISIISLLSLLSVVLIQIMDRVFFQFLLSILVALAVGALSGDALLHLLPHSQGNHQHLQKDSSSWDHLDSVWKGLTALSGVYLMFLIEHFLTLAKIYKDRKQKKKDQVDPEKQMALMDQNLKPTEDVETNGAGALVGGSKGLPECGVAEEEQVMLAPTASYTAEDCENKCHSHLHDTVGTADSEHHHHHNYHHILHHHHSQNHHPHSHAHPYSQQHFQEAGVATLVWMVIMGDGLHNFSDGLAIGAAFTRGLSGGLSTSVAVFCRELPHKLGDFAVLLKAGMTVRQAVLYNFLSAIMAFLGLLVGLLIGQYAECVCMWVFALTAGLFLYVSLVDMVPEMLHNGDSGSGHCGFFLLQNVGILLGFTIVLLFAVFEHQIE
- the slc39a6 gene encoding zinc transporter ZIP6 isoform X1, which produces MVQVRAVFFVLAVCASVTSGLSGPDGGPTTASLAVDLSLAKSTQQRHLEALFNRYGENGSITLLGLKQLLQNIGLDRIRNVTVLHTEHPGHHEDHQGHDHHHPHSHYHHHHHPHDSLGSKVLEVPSERETADRQRTVTPGPAAVAGLVLDTTHTSGDEHRDHTDEDHSHHSDHGLVEVAHPCQNASTILLAHGLSQEASVTVQDFAFLCPALLSQIDGGSCIQHGTPHHHDEGHHHHHDHGHDHDHGHDHDHGHGHDHDHGHNHDHGHGDTEEPHLVAGKSMKAAWIRGFVSISIISLLSLLSVVLIQIMDRVFFQFLLSILVALAVGALSGDALLHLLPHSQGNHQHLQKDSSSWDHLDSVWKGLTALSGVYLMFLIEHFLTLAKIYKDRKQKKKDQVDPEKQMALMDQNLKPTEDVETNGAGALVGGSKGLPECGVAEEEQVMLAPTASYTAEDCENKCHSHLHDTVGTADSEHHHHHNYHHILHHHHSQNHHPHSHAHPYSQQHFQEAGVATLVWMVIMGDGLHNFSDGLAIGAAFTRGLSGGLSTSVAVFCRELPHKLGDFAVLLKAGMTVRQAVLYNFLSAIMAFLGLLVGLLIGQYAECVCMWVFALTAGLFLYVSLVDMVPEMLHNGDSGSGHCGFFLLQNVGILLGFTIVLLFAVFEHQIE
- the slc39a6 gene encoding zinc transporter ZIP6 isoform X2; its protein translation is MVQVRAVFFVLAVCASVTSGLSGPDGGPTTASLAVDLSLAKSTQQRHLEALFNRYGENGSITLLGLKQLLQNIGLDRIRNVTVLHTEHPGHHEDHQGHDHHHPHSHYHHHHHPHDSLGSKVLEVPSERETADRQRTVTPGPAAVAGLVLDTTHTSGDEHRDHTDEDHSHHSDHGLVEVAHPCQNASTILLAHGLSQEASVTVQDFAFLCPALLSQIDGGSCIQHGTPHHHDEGHHHHHDHGHDHDHGHDHDHGHGHDHDHGHNHDHGHGDTEEPHLVAGKSMKAAWIRGFVSISIISLLSLLSVVLIQIMDRVFFQFLLSILVALAVGALSGDALLHLLPHSQGNHQHLQKDSSSWDHLDSVWKGLTALSGVYLMFLIEHFLTLAKIYKDRKQKKDQVDPEKQMALMDQNLKPTEDVETNGAGALVGGSKGLPECGVAEEEQVMLAPTASYTAEDCENKCHSHLHDTVGTADSEHHHHHNYHHILHHHHSQNHHPHSHAHPYSQQHFQEAGVATLVWMVIMGDGLHNFSDGLAIGAAFTRGLSGGLSTSVAVFCRELPHKLGDFAVLLKAGMTVRQAVLYNFLSAIMAFLGLLVGLLIGQYAECVCMWVFALTAGLFLYVSLVDMVPEMLHNGDSGSGHCGFFLLQNVGILLGFTIVLLFAVFEHQIE
- the sft2d3 gene encoding vesicle transport protein SFT2C; amino-acid sequence: MAELNRQLQDYLAQSKGVKTAAQASPSTTVDIGDSDFVPGSWFGRWSSPWSGATAGQNSGTSSGSSWPWSSEPDPCLPGLSRRQRLVISGVCAAFSALCFGLSAIYAPLLLLYARKFALLWSLGSMFALAAAAVLRGPTKLFAGLITSPGAAVYLCALGGTLYSALSLHSTLLTALGAAVQITAIVGLLVSLLPGGSAGIRFMASLVASAIKRVVTGKTVSI